A section of the Pseudanabaena mucicola str. Chao 1806 genome encodes:
- the mltA gene encoding murein transglycosylase A: MTGSNHNYIHAYQKLGKGRSTSWQSWLYRGGDVLFATWVGLICAVPPCYMQTEFQAPVEAAELQLAKAIAPISPKAVNPLSLDLTDDLLERDRANLLQAIDNSIRYIRTPSAERRYPVAGISRDRMERSLVRFRRLVQVSRSAKDLQQAVNREFDLYRSVGRDGTGAVQFTGYYEAVYKASRTRTDEFKYPLYRLPSDFDQWRSPHPTRAMLEGSKQLAGLEIAWLSDRFQAFLVHVQGSARFELPDGNLLTVGYAGKTDQLYRSVGAELVRDGKMRLEDVTLQTLIAYFQKNPQDLNIYLNRNPSFVFFRETNGQSATGSLGVPVTAERSIATDKKIFPSGGIGLIRTEIPFENPQTGKLELRPVQRFMLDQDTGGAIRGAGRVDIFMGTGDRAKQRAGLIKGDGELYYLVLK, encoded by the coding sequence GTGACAGGCTCTAACCATAACTACATTCATGCCTATCAAAAATTAGGGAAAGGGCGATCCACATCATGGCAATCATGGTTATACCGTGGTGGGGATGTTTTATTTGCAACTTGGGTGGGTTTGATTTGTGCCGTGCCACCCTGCTATATGCAGACAGAATTTCAAGCACCAGTTGAGGCGGCGGAATTACAACTGGCTAAAGCGATCGCTCCGATTTCACCAAAGGCAGTTAATCCGCTTAGCCTTGATCTGACCGATGATCTCCTAGAACGTGATCGAGCTAATCTATTACAAGCGATCGACAATAGTATTCGATATATTCGCACCCCATCCGCCGAGCGTCGTTACCCTGTAGCAGGAATTAGTCGTGATCGCATGGAACGCAGTCTGGTGAGATTTCGCCGCCTTGTGCAAGTGTCCCGCTCAGCCAAAGATTTACAACAGGCGGTTAATCGTGAGTTTGATCTGTATCGGTCAGTTGGTCGTGATGGAACTGGGGCAGTACAGTTTACGGGCTACTACGAAGCGGTCTATAAGGCAAGTCGTACCCGTACCGATGAGTTTAAATATCCTCTCTATCGTTTACCATCAGACTTTGATCAATGGCGATCGCCCCATCCCACTCGTGCCATGTTAGAGGGGAGCAAGCAGTTAGCAGGTTTAGAAATTGCATGGCTCAGCGATCGCTTTCAAGCCTTTTTGGTGCATGTCCAAGGCTCGGCAAGATTTGAGTTACCCGATGGCAATTTATTAACTGTTGGCTACGCAGGCAAAACCGATCAGCTCTATCGCTCAGTTGGTGCAGAGCTAGTCAGGGATGGCAAAATGCGTCTCGAAGATGTGACCCTGCAAACCCTGATCGCATATTTCCAAAAAAATCCCCAAGACTTAAATATTTATCTTAACCGTAACCCCAGTTTTGTTTTTTTTCGTGAAACTAACGGTCAATCTGCAACGGGGAGCCTCGGAGTACCTGTGACGGCTGAGCGCTCAATTGCTACGGACAAAAAAATATTTCCCTCTGGTGGCATTGGTCTCATTCGCACCGAAATTCCCTTTGAAAATCCCCAGACTGGCAAGCTAGAATTACGCCCAGTTCAGAGATTTATGCTTGATCAAGATACAGGTGGGGCAATTCGTGGTGCGGGGCGCGTTGATATTTTTATGGGAACAGGCGATCGCGCAAAGCAAAGGGCTGGACTAATTAAAGGTGACGGTGAGTTGTACTATCTTGTACTAAAGTAA
- the abc-f gene encoding ribosomal protection-like ABC-F family protein, producing the protein MALFTLRSLRKDFGIKEILKDASFSLDEGDKVGLIGTNGSGKSTLLKIIAGLEPSDGGELWVNSSAKIIYLPQQPDLNEERTVLEQVFADSGEQMALVKEYEEISDKLSHGHGDQARLLAQLSSVSERMDQTGAWDLETNAKIVLTKLGIDDLEAKIGSLSGGYRKRIAIASALLSSPDVLLMDEPTNHLDALSVEWLQSYLNRYRGALLLITHDRYFLDKVTNRIIEIDRGDLYSYSGNYSYYLEKKAEAEESALSTQRKHAGLLRRELEWLKKGPKARSTKQKARIDRAHALQAMEFKQANAKVDITTAGRRIGKKVVELDHISKSYCDRTLIKNFSYNFTPEDRIGIIGSNGAGKSTLMNMITGRLQPDAGTVEIGTTIHFGYFDQHSDDLLEHGSQRVIDYLKDVAELVKTADGSIITASQMLERFLFPPNQQYAPINKLSGGEKRRLFLLKVLMEAPNVLILDEPTNDLDVQTLAVLEEYLEDFNGCVIVVSHDRYFLDRTVDMVFAFEKDGEVRLYPGNYSVYLDYKKEEEETQVIAPKEQKSTKATPAETSIPNPDNRKSVKLSYKEKREYEELEMKIPEMEEEKLQIEKKLYYNPPSGHTEIQKLASRLAELTEAIDQSTERWLELAERL; encoded by the coding sequence ATGGCACTTTTTACATTGCGATCGCTCCGAAAAGATTTTGGTATTAAGGAAATCCTTAAAGATGCTAGCTTTAGCCTTGATGAAGGTGACAAAGTAGGATTGATCGGCACAAATGGATCGGGCAAATCCACGTTGCTCAAAATAATTGCGGGACTAGAGCCTAGTGACGGTGGGGAGCTATGGGTCAATTCCAGTGCCAAAATTATCTATTTACCACAGCAGCCAGACTTGAATGAAGAACGGACGGTTTTAGAACAAGTGTTTGCGGATAGTGGCGAACAGATGGCTTTAGTTAAAGAATATGAAGAAATTTCCGATAAGTTATCTCACGGACATGGAGATCAGGCGCGTTTATTAGCGCAGTTATCGAGCGTGTCAGAACGCATGGATCAAACGGGAGCGTGGGATTTGGAAACCAATGCCAAAATCGTTTTAACGAAGTTGGGGATTGATGATTTAGAAGCCAAAATTGGTAGCCTTTCGGGTGGATATCGCAAACGTATTGCGATCGCGTCTGCATTACTCTCATCTCCCGATGTCTTGCTGATGGATGAGCCAACTAACCACCTCGATGCCCTCTCAGTGGAGTGGTTACAGAGCTATCTCAATCGTTATCGTGGTGCGTTATTGCTAATTACTCATGATCGCTATTTCCTAGATAAAGTCACCAATCGCATTATTGAAATTGATCGTGGCGATCTATATTCCTATTCAGGTAATTATTCCTACTATTTAGAAAAAAAAGCGGAGGCGGAAGAGTCTGCCTTAAGTACGCAACGCAAACACGCAGGATTGCTCCGACGGGAACTGGAATGGCTGAAAAAAGGACCAAAGGCGCGGAGTACTAAACAGAAAGCTCGGATAGATCGTGCCCATGCCTTGCAAGCTATGGAATTTAAACAAGCAAATGCCAAGGTAGATATCACTACCGCAGGACGACGGATTGGTAAAAAAGTGGTGGAACTCGATCACATTTCTAAATCCTATTGCGATCGCACCCTCATTAAAAATTTCTCCTATAACTTCACGCCTGAAGACCGCATCGGCATCATCGGCAGCAATGGCGCTGGCAAATCCACCTTGATGAACATGATCACAGGTCGCTTACAGCCCGACGCAGGAACAGTGGAAATCGGCACAACCATCCATTTTGGCTATTTCGATCAACATTCCGATGATTTACTGGAGCATGGTAGTCAGCGCGTAATTGATTACCTTAAAGATGTAGCGGAACTGGTCAAAACTGCCGATGGCAGCATCATTACCGCTTCACAAATGCTAGAGCGATTCCTTTTCCCTCCCAATCAGCAATATGCGCCGATTAACAAACTCTCTGGTGGCGAAAAGCGGCGTTTATTCTTGCTCAAGGTTTTGATGGAAGCGCCTAATGTTCTCATTCTTGATGAACCAACTAACGATCTTGATGTCCAAACCCTTGCTGTTTTAGAGGAATACCTCGAAGACTTTAATGGTTGTGTGATTGTCGTTTCCCATGATCGCTATTTTCTGGATCGCACTGTTGATATGGTGTTTGCGTTTGAGAAGGATGGTGAAGTACGTTTATATCCTGGTAACTATTCCGTTTATTTAGATTACAAGAAAGAGGAAGAAGAGACACAGGTTATTGCTCCGAAAGAACAAAAGTCTACAAAAGCTACTCCTGCTGAGACTTCTATACCAAATCCTGATAATCGCAAATCTGTGAAGCTCTCCTACAAAGAGAAGCGTGAGTATGAAGAACTAGAAATGAAAATTCCTGAAATGGAAGAGGAAAAGCTGCAAATTGAAAAGAAGCTTTATTACAATCCTCCCAGTGGACATACGGAGATTCAGAAACTTGCAAGTCGTTTAGCTGAACTCACTGAGGCGATCGATCAATCCACTGAGCGTTGGCTAGAACTTGCCGAACGTCTTTAG
- a CDS encoding response regulator, translated as MSYNPSLEITGNILLVDDLPENLQLLSDLLTTLGYSVRSVTSGRMALKTAKVKRPDLILLDIKMPDMDGYQVCQALKADEDLRDIPVIFISALDDVFDKVKAFWSGGVDYIAKPFQSEEVVVRLENQLTIQKQKQVLQDEISRRKETEEMLYQSRALLTSVLNSVLDGIAALQAVRDPNTCEIVDFRCLVVNPVIAKLFDRSREDLIGKLVLRKFLKRVKPDLFQKLVDVVETGYTLDETINYPANSNSIYQIIAVKLGDGFTVTLKDNSNKL; from the coding sequence ATGAGCTATAATCCTTCGCTTGAAATCACAGGTAATATTCTCTTGGTAGATGATCTACCCGAAAATTTGCAACTCCTCAGTGATTTATTGACAACCCTAGGCTACAGTGTGCGAAGTGTAACTAGTGGGCGTATGGCTCTCAAGACTGCGAAGGTAAAACGTCCTGATTTAATTCTTTTAGATATTAAAATGCCCGATATGGATGGCTATCAAGTATGTCAAGCCTTGAAAGCTGACGAAGATTTACGGGACATTCCTGTGATTTTTATTAGTGCCCTTGATGATGTTTTTGATAAAGTGAAGGCTTTTTGGTCAGGGGGAGTTGATTATATTGCTAAGCCTTTTCAGAGCGAAGAAGTTGTTGTTCGTCTCGAAAATCAATTAACGATTCAAAAGCAAAAACAAGTATTACAGGATGAGATCTCTCGGCGCAAAGAAACCGAAGAAATGTTGTATCAATCTCGGGCTTTACTTACGAGTGTTCTCAATAGTGTGCTTGATGGGATCGCAGCCTTGCAAGCAGTGCGTGATCCCAATACATGTGAGATTGTAGATTTTCGATGTCTTGTTGTTAATCCTGTGATTGCCAAACTATTTGATCGCAGTCGCGAAGATTTAATTGGTAAATTAGTACTCAGAAAGTTTCTTAAACGAGTGAAACCAGATCTATTTCAGAAATTAGTTGATGTAGTAGAAACAGGTTATACCTTAGACGAGACAATTAATTATCCAGCTAACTCTAACAGCATTTATCAAATCATTGCTGTTAAGTTAGGTGATGGATTTACAGTCACCCTGAAGGATAACAGTAATAAACTCTAA
- a CDS encoding F0F1 ATP synthase subunit gamma: MANLKSIRDRIGTVKNTRKITEAMRLVAAAKVRRAQQQVLATRPFADRLAQVLYRLQQRIAFEDVSLPLLDKRPVKTVGLLVISGDRGLCGGYNSTIIRRAEARAKELKEQGINYTFILVGRKASQYFSRRDQPIAAKFTNLNQIPNAAEANAIEDEITSAFLAGVIDRVELIYTRFVSLISSRPVVQTLLPLEPQGLEPQDDEIFRLITRGGKFQVEREKVEITVKELPKELIFEQNPEQILDALLPLYLSNQILRALQESVASELAARMTAMNNASDNAVELIKTLTLQYNKARQAAITQEILEVVGGAAALT, translated from the coding sequence ATGGCTAACCTCAAATCTATCCGCGATCGCATCGGCACTGTTAAGAATACTCGCAAGATCACTGAAGCAATGCGTCTTGTCGCCGCCGCGAAGGTCAGACGCGCTCAGCAGCAAGTTTTAGCAACCCGTCCTTTTGCTGATCGCTTAGCTCAAGTCCTCTACCGTCTCCAGCAGCGCATCGCTTTCGAGGATGTCAGTCTGCCTTTACTCGATAAACGTCCTGTAAAAACCGTTGGTCTACTGGTCATTTCAGGCGATCGCGGTCTTTGTGGTGGCTATAACTCAACGATTATTCGTCGTGCTGAAGCTCGCGCCAAGGAATTAAAAGAACAAGGTATTAATTACACCTTTATCTTGGTCGGTCGTAAGGCATCTCAATACTTCTCCCGCCGCGATCAACCGATTGCTGCGAAGTTTACCAACTTAAATCAAATTCCTAATGCGGCTGAAGCAAATGCGATCGAAGATGAAATTACCTCAGCATTTTTGGCTGGTGTAATTGATCGCGTAGAGTTGATCTATACCCGTTTCGTATCTCTAATTAGCTCACGACCAGTAGTCCAAACCTTGCTACCACTTGAGCCACAAGGTTTAGAACCTCAAGATGATGAGATTTTTCGCCTGATCACTCGTGGCGGTAAGTTCCAAGTCGAGCGCGAAAAGGTTGAAATCACCGTGAAGGAATTGCCCAAGGAATTGATCTTTGAACAAAATCCTGAGCAAATCCTTGATGCCTTGTTGCCTCTCTACCTCAGTAACCAAATCCTTCGAGCCTTGCAAGAGTCCGTAGCGAGTGAACTTGCGGCTCGGATGACTGCGATGAATAACGCCAGTGATAATGCTGTTGAACTAATCAAGACTCTGACCTTGCAGTACAACAAAGCCCGTCAAGCCGCAATTACTCAAGAAATCCTTGAAGTAGTCGGTGGCGCAGCCGCCTTGACTTAA
- a CDS encoding MASE1 domain-containing protein produces MFFTPKIAKLNLNLAQNGLEFKNPQWWLEIIVIIVVYFAISWGVVNGIPKNPTTPSPLWPGAGIIIGLLLVWGRSRWFGVFLATFIYNLHRRGFTLILPPLGASIGSTIGALITVSLILKFTRTNYPIRRVRHVVIFCLCAIFTGVIFQASIGILSYVYHMGKAWHDLPSIFFNWWVGDAISILLFAPLVFTWLRSPKDSKIKSCLSWEVFAVLSSLTIVAYLAFYKSQPIEYLLLPPLLWSAFRFGSKFTTTIVMIVSMTATIATANSIGVFYKPQVNGNSVLLLQIFMGVMAITTMSVLAIVAENDQANLRLQRANIDLEQRVVERTQELQQSEAKSRQLAEKAEAANQAKSAFIANMSHELRSPLNAVIGFSQLMLRTKDLPTEHYENASIIYRSGDYLLTLINNILDLSKIEAGKSTLNPQNFDLYLLLDDIEDMLQLRATNAGLNLVFERDHDVPRYVYTDAIKLRQVLINLIGNAIKFTKVGGVFIHITNVKSVDNDCILRFSVLDTGVGIVATELSELFVSFAQAQAGREKQEGTGLGLAISRKFVQLMGGDISVASKVGKGTTFQFEIHAKLGQELANEQVGKKRALALAPNQPVYKILVVDDKPVNCQLLTKLLLPMGFEVKEASNGQEAIAIWDTWEPHLIWMDMRMPVMDGYEATKYIKSTTKGNATAVIALTASVLEEEKAVVLSTGCDDFLRKPFNEKMIFDTLTKHLGVKYIYETSTNYEYETDISAGIPLTSDNLGVMPNKWLNQLYESSLEADKDLVMSLIGEIPENETILVRSLTKLVRNFQFEKLIDLVEPLLS; encoded by the coding sequence ATGTTCTTTACGCCCAAAATAGCCAAATTAAACCTAAACCTAGCTCAAAACGGATTAGAATTCAAAAATCCTCAGTGGTGGCTCGAAATTATCGTCATTATTGTGGTCTATTTTGCAATATCTTGGGGTGTGGTTAATGGTATACCCAAAAATCCTACCACCCCTTCTCCTCTCTGGCCTGGAGCAGGAATTATTATCGGGCTATTACTCGTCTGGGGGCGATCGCGATGGTTTGGTGTTTTTCTGGCGACATTTATTTACAACCTGCATAGGCGAGGATTTACTCTGATTTTGCCTCCTTTAGGCGCAAGCATTGGTTCCACGATTGGAGCCTTGATTACCGTCTCGCTGATTTTAAAGTTTACCCGCACCAACTACCCCATACGTCGAGTTCGTCATGTGGTCATTTTTTGTCTCTGTGCTATATTTACTGGTGTTATATTTCAGGCAAGTATCGGCATTCTTTCTTATGTTTATCATATGGGCAAGGCTTGGCATGACTTGCCGAGCATTTTTTTTAATTGGTGGGTTGGTGATGCCATTAGTATTTTACTTTTTGCACCACTAGTTTTTACTTGGCTGCGATCGCCCAAGGATTCTAAGATTAAGTCTTGTCTAAGTTGGGAAGTATTTGCAGTTTTATCTAGTTTAACTATTGTTGCTTATCTTGCTTTTTACAAGAGTCAACCAATCGAATATCTACTTTTGCCGCCATTGCTCTGGTCAGCATTTCGCTTTGGTTCTAAATTCACTACCACGATAGTGATGATTGTCTCCATGACCGCCACGATCGCTACAGCAAATTCTATTGGCGTTTTTTATAAGCCACAAGTCAATGGCAACTCAGTGTTATTACTGCAAATATTTATGGGTGTGATGGCAATTACTACCATGTCTGTGCTTGCAATTGTGGCGGAAAATGATCAAGCTAATCTCCGTTTGCAAAGAGCCAACATTGACCTAGAACAAAGAGTAGTCGAACGCACTCAAGAACTTCAACAAAGTGAAGCAAAATCAAGACAACTTGCAGAAAAAGCGGAGGCAGCTAATCAAGCTAAAAGTGCTTTTATTGCCAATATGAGCCATGAGCTGCGATCGCCATTAAATGCCGTCATTGGCTTTTCACAGTTAATGTTAAGAACTAAGGACTTGCCCACAGAACATTATGAAAATGCCAGTATTATTTACCGTAGCGGCGATTATTTATTGACCTTAATCAATAATATTTTGGATCTGTCCAAAATTGAAGCAGGTAAATCCACCCTTAATCCCCAAAATTTTGATTTATATCTTTTATTAGATGATATCGAAGATATGCTCCAGCTACGTGCAACTAATGCTGGTTTAAACCTTGTATTTGAGCGAGATCATGATGTTCCACGCTATGTTTATACAGATGCTATTAAATTGCGGCAGGTATTAATTAATTTAATCGGAAATGCGATCAAATTTACCAAGGTAGGTGGAGTTTTTATTCATATAACTAATGTTAAATCAGTGGATAATGACTGTATCCTAAGATTTAGCGTCCTTGATACAGGTGTTGGTATTGTAGCAACAGAATTATCCGAGTTGTTTGTCTCTTTTGCTCAGGCTCAAGCGGGGCGAGAAAAACAGGAAGGTACAGGTTTAGGTTTAGCGATCAGTCGTAAATTTGTGCAGCTCATGGGTGGAGATATTAGCGTAGCTAGTAAAGTGGGAAAAGGCACTACTTTCCAATTTGAAATTCACGCAAAATTAGGTCAAGAATTAGCCAATGAGCAGGTCGGTAAAAAGCGTGCATTGGCGCTTGCCCCAAACCAACCCGTTTACAAAATTTTAGTAGTAGATGATAAGCCTGTTAATTGTCAATTGCTCACTAAGTTATTACTTCCCATGGGTTTTGAGGTCAAAGAAGCGAGTAATGGACAAGAAGCGATCGCTATTTGGGATACATGGGAACCGCACCTCATCTGGATGGATATGCGAATGCCTGTGATGGATGGCTATGAGGCAACTAAATATATCAAATCGACAACTAAGGGGAATGCAACAGCCGTAATCGCTCTGACTGCTAGTGTTTTAGAAGAAGAAAAAGCAGTTGTACTGTCAACAGGGTGCGATGACTTTCTGCGAAAACCGTTTAATGAAAAGATGATTTTTGATACACTTACTAAACATCTTGGGGTGAAATATATATATGAAACAAGTACTAATTATGAATATGAAACTGATATCTCCGCAGGAATACCCCTAACATCTGATAATTTAGGAGTAATGCCTAATAAATGGCTGAACCAATTGTACGAATCATCTCTTGAAGCTGATAAGGATCTGGTGATGAGCCTAATTGGAGAAATTCCAGAAAATGAAACTATCCTAGTGCGATCGCTAACCAAACTTGTTCGTAATTTCCAATTTGAGAAATTAATTGATTTAGTTGAACCTCTACTATCTTAA
- a CDS encoding NAD(P)/FAD-dependent oxidoreductase has product MQQLLYIEIPTPQVEAVKTWLQTEYQPPFGKKSVAKHGFILDRQNRSGAIAQLSVFIWTLQRTTYLKVFRWSDEVMDGEKEFLEHFTKAVRQAFPYEFKQPPAIAPNQSIFEALAEEYPLTVKFFQRIPNGEYDLNRVYWWEKRWRESVKNPETPKQVIFEDSQTNSAKPDLIYDIVYLGGALGAIHAAMMAKLGYRVCLVERIPFGRMNREWNISRAEFQNLIDFGLFTKEEFEAMITAEYVDGFNKFFDSNNPPHLKAKVLHTPTVLNIAIDTNRLLEICSKKLHQYGAVICDRTEFQKVVIGENDATIFAKNLETDTEVILNSRLVIDAMGSASAIAQQLNAGQAFDSVCPTVGAVLEGFDKHVWDSQYGDVLFSHGDISRGRQLIWELFPAEKDELTIYLFHYHQVHPDNPGSLLEMYEDFFTILPEYRRCDMEKLTWKKATFGYITGHYSLNEDSKKCAFDRILAIGDAASLQSPLVFTGFGSLVRNLPRLATLLDTALKHDLLRADDLSQINAYQSNIAVTWLFSKGMMVPTGMHLPPERVNSMLNTFFGLLADEPQPVSDRFIKDRLGWLMFNRLALIAAFKNPKLVIWILEMAGIQDLLKWLSSYGAFTRNSFANAILGGWMPQIVRSCQAWLEPTNPRLWLRLLSWSYAINYSVGKPR; this is encoded by the coding sequence ATGCAGCAGTTACTTTACATCGAGATCCCTACGCCTCAAGTTGAAGCCGTGAAAACATGGCTCCAGACTGAGTACCAACCGCCCTTTGGTAAAAAATCCGTTGCTAAGCATGGCTTTATCCTCGATCGCCAAAATCGTTCAGGAGCGATCGCGCAATTATCAGTATTTATTTGGACATTGCAGCGCACGACTTACCTAAAAGTGTTTCGCTGGTCAGATGAGGTCATGGATGGGGAAAAGGAATTTCTTGAGCATTTTACGAAAGCGGTGCGTCAAGCTTTTCCATACGAGTTTAAACAACCACCTGCGATCGCCCCGAATCAATCAATTTTTGAAGCCTTAGCTGAAGAGTATCCGCTTACGGTTAAATTCTTCCAACGCATTCCCAATGGCGAATATGATCTCAATCGCGTCTATTGGTGGGAAAAGCGCTGGCGGGAAAGTGTTAAGAATCCTGAAACTCCCAAACAGGTTATTTTTGAAGATTCACAAACTAATTCTGCGAAACCAGATTTAATCTATGACATCGTGTATCTGGGCGGAGCATTGGGCGCGATCCATGCGGCAATGATGGCGAAGTTAGGCTATCGCGTTTGCTTAGTGGAGCGCATTCCCTTTGGACGGATGAATCGGGAATGGAATATTTCGCGTGCCGAATTTCAGAATCTTATTGATTTTGGACTCTTCACGAAGGAAGAATTTGAAGCGATGATTACGGCGGAATATGTCGATGGCTTTAACAAGTTTTTTGATAGTAATAATCCACCACATCTTAAGGCTAAGGTGCTACATACGCCTACGGTTTTAAATATTGCGATCGATACTAATCGTTTGTTGGAAATTTGTAGCAAGAAATTACATCAGTACGGAGCCGTAATTTGCGATCGCACCGAGTTCCAAAAGGTAGTTATTGGTGAAAATGACGCGACAATATTTGCTAAGAATTTGGAAACAGATACCGAGGTAATTCTCAATTCACGCTTGGTAATTGATGCGATGGGGTCGGCTTCTGCGATCGCACAGCAACTCAATGCTGGGCAAGCCTTTGATAGTGTCTGTCCAACTGTAGGCGCAGTTCTCGAAGGTTTTGATAAGCACGTTTGGGATTCCCAATATGGTGATGTTCTCTTTAGTCATGGCGATATTTCTCGAGGACGACAATTGATTTGGGAACTCTTTCCTGCGGAAAAGGATGAACTGACGATTTACCTATTCCATTATCACCAAGTCCATCCTGATAATCCAGGATCATTACTGGAAATGTATGAGGACTTTTTCACGATTTTGCCTGAATATCGTCGCTGTGATATGGAGAAATTAACTTGGAAGAAGGCGACCTTTGGATATATCACTGGACATTACAGCCTCAATGAGGATTCAAAAAAATGTGCCTTTGATCGCATTTTAGCGATCGGTGATGCAGCTTCTTTACAATCGCCCCTAGTCTTTACAGGCTTTGGTTCCCTTGTTCGCAATTTGCCCCGTTTAGCAACTTTACTGGATACGGCTCTTAAACATGATTTGCTCAGAGCCGATGATCTGAGCCAGATTAATGCCTATCAAAGCAATATTGCCGTTACTTGGCTATTTTCTAAGGGAATGATGGTTCCAACGGGAATGCACTTACCACCTGAGCGAGTGAACTCGATGCTAAATACTTTCTTTGGACTGCTTGCTGATGAACCACAACCTGTAAGCGATCGCTTTATCAAAGATCGGCTAGGATGGCTAATGTTTAACCGACTAGCCCTCATAGCAGCCTTTAAAAATCCGAAATTGGTAATTTGGATTTTGGAAATGGCAGGAATACAGGACTTGCTGAAATGGCTATCCAGCTATGGAGCCTTTACCCGTAATTCTTTTGCTAATGCGATTTTGGGTGGATGGATGCCCCAAATAGTCCGCAGTTGTCAAGCATGGCTAGAACCCACTAACCCTCGTCTGTGGCTGCGGTTGCTCAGTTGGAGTTATGCCATTAACTATTCCGTTGGTAAACCTCGCTAG
- a CDS encoding glycosyltransferase encodes MRKLYFLLPGTTSKFACGGLWAELKTLKLVQQVCAAEVVTYRQREPEHLWLNDLLSSDHTLRALDDVIFVMSWGFDVVKLAHKLKHLNVIYHAHSAGYGFNLPAIVPIITVSRNTLGYWGQRSPHSLLYYLPNEISDQFQNWHSDRDIDVLVQARKSSSYLMNQLIPALQKQCHVEVINAYVENLEGLFNRAKVYLYDSAEYWAIQGVTEGFGLQPMEALACGCQVFSSVNHGLSDYLDPAFNCYKIAGYSQEFDIQRILKAIHNHSKFSLADSVLAEYRSEHIIQRLTIILTELNEFFDHKQQYQGNIPELSYWYITKLRSQRILAKLKKKFKL; translated from the coding sequence ATGAGAAAACTGTACTTTTTATTACCGGGAACCACAAGTAAATTTGCCTGTGGGGGATTGTGGGCAGAGTTGAAAACCTTGAAGCTAGTACAGCAAGTTTGTGCTGCGGAAGTGGTCACCTATCGACAACGGGAACCAGAGCATCTATGGCTAAATGATTTACTCAGTAGTGATCATACCTTGAGAGCCTTAGATGATGTCATTTTTGTGATGAGTTGGGGCTTTGATGTGGTTAAACTTGCACATAAGTTAAAGCATCTCAATGTAATTTATCATGCTCATAGTGCAGGCTATGGCTTTAATCTCCCAGCCATTGTACCAATTATCACGGTCAGTCGTAATACCCTTGGTTATTGGGGACAGCGATCGCCCCATTCCTTGCTTTACTATTTACCCAATGAGATCTCTGACCAATTCCAAAACTGGCATAGCGATCGCGATATTGATGTCCTAGTCCAAGCCCGCAAATCTTCTAGTTACTTAATGAATCAATTAATTCCCGCTTTACAAAAGCAATGTCATGTGGAAGTCATTAATGCTTATGTAGAAAATTTAGAGGGATTATTTAATCGTGCCAAAGTTTATCTCTATGATTCTGCTGAATATTGGGCGATACAGGGTGTAACCGAAGGATTTGGACTGCAACCAATGGAAGCCCTAGCCTGTGGATGTCAAGTTTTTTCGAGCGTGAATCATGGCTTATCTGATTATTTAGATCCCGCTTTTAATTGCTATAAAATTGCAGGCTATTCTCAAGAATTTGATATCCAAAGAATACTTAAAGCAATTCATAATCACTCGAAATTCTCTTTGGCAGACTCAGTATTAGCTGAATATCGTTCTGAGCATATTATTCAACGCTTGACTATAATTTTGACAGAGTTAAATGAATTTTTTGATCATAAACAACAGTATCAAGGAAATATTCCTGAGCTAAGCTATTGGTACATTACAAAGCTGCGATCGCAAAGAATATTAGCGAAGCTCAAAAAGAAATTCAAGCTTTAA